A stretch of DNA from Spirosoma endbachense:
ATTGTATTTCCTTGAGAAGTGGATCAATGGGCTAGTTTTCTTTTGAAGAAATCAAATCCAGCATAGGTGTATATCAAAATAGCGCCTGTTTCCAGCAAGGCTTCGGCATGGTTTGCCGCGTAAACTCCGGTCTTAAAATCCTCAATCCAATCAACTAGTGCGAGAAAATAGCCTGCTACGCAAGCCAGTAAACAAACAGTCACTCCGAAAATAAGCAGTCCCTGCCGCATAGGATGTTTGGGTTAATAGTGCTTTCTCGTCAAATGAGAAGGTAGGCTGGATAGCTACTTTACATACAAAATATCGACCAGTGGTTTTTACTCAGGTGTGTCCAAGCCGCTAAATTCCATGTACAAACAGATGAAAAAAGCGGTTAATCACCTAATAATGAAGATTGCTCCCTAGTTATTTTTTACTAAGGAGCTATACTTTTCGTGAGTAGGGCACAGAGGCATACTACTAATATGGGGAATATGTTCTACAGCTTCGGGGGCTAATAGCGACGGCCTCTGGATCATTAATTAATTTAACTAGTCTAAATTAACGACTAGTACTATACGTTTATGCAAATAACAGCTATTTATGAGTTCTTGGTTATAAACGTGGTGTTGACAACTACCAGACTAACCTTAATGTACTCGGCTACTACCTGAAGTCCCGTAATTAATACAGAACATCCGTTGACACATCGATCTCTTGAAATCTGTATTAATTTCTATCGGAGTCAGTGCCAATGGCATGCCCTCTTCGGCTATGCAAATAACGATCTGAGGCTAATTAGTCAGGTATAATCGGTACAGTATAAGGCTCTGCCAGTTAGTTTTTAATAAGGGGCGAGGCTACATACAAAAGTTACTATCATAGGCCTTTCGCTGTGACGCGTGCCACGATTATCAACAACAGCATCGGTAACCGTGGCACGCGTCACAGCGAAAGGCCTATGTCTGAGTGGCAGATTCATTCTTCTAAATAATTCAAATCCTTGTCATGCGTTTCAGGTATTGTCAGGATGGCGTAAAACCCGATTATGAAACTGACCAGACCAACAATGGCACCGGCATTAATGATAGTTAGCGAAGGCTTTAGTGCCTGATAACTCAAAGTCATTGGAATCAGGAAGGCGCGAACCATATTTGGAATTGTGGTGGCTGCGGTAGCGCGGAGATTGGTGCCAAACTGTTCAGCACTAATGGTCACGAACATAGCCCAGTAGCCATTACCAAATCCCAGACCTAAACAGAGACAATAGAAAATAGTGGCACTTTTGATCCCGATGTATAAGTAAAGCAAGCTGAATACAAGCGCAATGGCCATAAAAAGGGTAATCGCTTTTTTGCGCGATTTCAGTGACTGACTAATGAAACCGTTGGACAGATCGCCGATGGCCATTCCAATGTATAACCAGGTAATGGCTAAACCTGGTTGAATTTCTTCGGCTATGCCTAATGCTCGTCCAAATTCATTACTGAACGAAGCCAGAATGCCGGTAATAAACCAGGTTGGAATGCCAATTCCAATGCATTTAAGGTAGCGGCTGAGCCGATCCGCATTGGTAAAAAAGGCAAAGAAGTTACCCCGGCTAACGTGTTTTTGCTCGGTTATGCTGGTGAACATACCCGATTCAATCACCCCAATTCGTAAAAATAGCAAACCAAATCCTAAACCACCTCCAACGAAAAAAGCCGTTTCCCAGTCGAACAATTTAACCGTAAAGTAGGCGACTACAGCTCCCAAAACCCCAATTCCAGCCACAAGTGAGGTGGCTATAGCCCGTTTTTCTTTCGGTAGAATTTCGCTGACGAGTGTAATTCCGGCGCCTAATTCACCAGCCAGCCCGACACCTGCTACAAAGCGCATCAGTGCATAATAGGTGACAGGGTCCATGAATGTTACGTGCTTTACAAATCCACAGGCAATATTGGCAATAGAGTACGTAATGATACTGCCAAATAACACCGATAGTCGTCCGCGCTTATCGCCAAGAACACCCCATAAGATGCCTCCGAGCAGTAAACCCGCCATTTGCCAGTTTATGATGCGTCCGCCTATCGTTGAAATCTGGTCGGGAGCAAGGCCCAAATCTTTCAGACTCGGTACGCGAACAATTCCAAACAGAAGCAGGTCGTAAATATCGACGAAGTAGCCTAATGCTGCCACAATGACTGGCAAACTAAATAAACCAGCTGGTGCCGCAGTCTGACGGTTCGGTTGTGCGGAACCGCCAGCCGGTTTGGATGAAGCATCAGGAACAACCATGAGTAAGTGATGAGTTATTGAAATAATTTGTCAAATTTATTGAATAACAAAATAATATATTGTATAATCAGGTAAATGGTGTAATA
This window harbors:
- a CDS encoding MFS transporter, whose product is MVVPDASSKPAGGSAQPNRQTAAPAGLFSLPVIVAALGYFVDIYDLLLFGIVRVPSLKDLGLAPDQISTIGGRIINWQMAGLLLGGILWGVLGDKRGRLSVLFGSIITYSIANIACGFVKHVTFMDPVTYYALMRFVAGVGLAGELGAGITLVSEILPKEKRAIATSLVAGIGVLGAVVAYFTVKLFDWETAFFVGGGLGFGLLFLRIGVIESGMFTSITEQKHVSRGNFFAFFTNADRLSRYLKCIGIGIPTWFITGILASFSNEFGRALGIAEEIQPGLAITWLYIGMAIGDLSNGFISQSLKSRKKAITLFMAIALVFSLLYLYIGIKSATIFYCLCLGLGFGNGYWAMFVTISAEQFGTNLRATAATTIPNMVRAFLIPMTLSYQALKPSLTIINAGAIVGLVSFIIGFYAILTIPETHDKDLNYLEE